The Tachysurus fulvidraco isolate hzauxx_2018 chromosome 4, HZAU_PFXX_2.0, whole genome shotgun sequence DNA window GTATTTCAAAGTCATCTGATTTGTTCCACAGAAACTTCAGACACCTGCTATGCGGTAAAATTCACATTCCAGATCAGTAACATCAGCATGTCACAGAACCCTGAATTAGTGAATGATACCTACAACCAAGTGGAGAGCATCATCaacaatgctgtaagtgtaCATCACCATGTCCTTAATGTCATTCTACAGGCATTCCTGATCTTTTTTGTAACATCAGTTAATCATTAGTACTCTTTCGAGGGAATTTGACACTGTGTCAGGGCTGACACTATGGGAACGCTACTTTAAGGAAGTGGTCTCTGAAGCTCTGTGGGCACACATACCAGTTTTACGGCATAGGAAGGACACGTGATGAAGTGATTATGCACAAGTCCATATAATGGCATTTTCCGTCACATTACTTcagcttctttgtctttgcTTTGAACCTGGGAGCTCACTTTTTGCGATTTCTCCCGATCTGACCAAAAAACTATtatcacatatttttttatttaaggacTCAATTTAATCAATGAGGAGCTCAATGTAGGAAATGAGGGGCAAGAATGAGTCAAATTGCCACTACATTCTCTGGTGTCGATTAGCTCCAGGAACCGAGCACAGGTGCTGTTATTTAGCTTAGATTAGACTGGTCCTATTAATAGTTAGTGTTGTCCACTCTAAGCTTGACTATTGCTCCTGCTTTCACCTCCATGCAGGCATATTCCATatccacacacctccacactgtGATGTTGAGGCTGTGGAATGACCCATATTCTGCCTGTTTATTTTCCTCTGCCTTTTAGGAAAGACCTACCTTCTTGTAGGATAAGCTTGTGTGGTGCTGCACACAATCGAAGATTTACAGGCCTACCAAGCTGACCTGCTAAAGGAGCTCATCAGTGGTCAGAAGGAATCCTAATGCCGGAGGGCTAGGGTTTCCACGGATGCCCTTTAATGGCCATCTCCAAAGCTGTCTACCCCACCACCTCATGTGGGGTTCAGCTGTGACCACCCATGCTCCTTACGTGTCATGGCATCCTGGGATAGCCCTTCCAGCTTGCTGTTTCAGGGCGAGGACGGCGAGAGGCTAACACCTCTCTCAGACCTCCTGGCAGCATGGAAGCTTCTGCCAGGTGTGTCACAGTTGGTTTTGGATAACGTGGTAAAAAACACTACAGAATCCAGTCAACATCCTGTCCTCCTCACTTAAGGTTGTGCCCACTGTTGTTGGGACAGACCAAAACTTTGTCGTGGACATTCTGAGGTTTGAGAGATTTAACGTATAATGTATAACACTGGTGGAAGTCTTACTGGATGTTGTTTCTGCCTAATTACTGACAACTCATCTCCAGTCCCCACTCCtcttgtcataatcttaagaaaacaactgatgacaatgtcagtctctggtcaaGGTACAAGGTAAAAGCTTAGCAGGACAAGGCCTTATAAAAATCTTTAGATTCGAAATTTCCACCACACCGGAACCGAGCACAGGTGCTGTTACTTAGCTTAGCTTAGACTGTTCCTATGAAAGGTAAGAATTGTCCATACTGAGCTTGACAATTGCTACGgcttccacctccatgcaggCGTCTCCCATTTCCACAGACCTCCACACTGTGCTGTTGAGGCTGTGTAGTGACACATATTCTGCCTGTTAATTTTCCTCTGACTTTTAGGAAAGGCCTACAATCTTGTAGGTTAACCTGGTATGGTGCTGCACACAACCACAGATTTACAGGCTTACCAAGCTGATCTGCTAAAAGAGCTCATCTGTGGTCAGAAGGAATCCTAATGCCCGATGGCTAGGGTTTCCAAGGTTGCCAAACCTCGTTCCTCCAAGAGAAACTTCTCTCATTTTTGAGGAAAGGGGCAAAGaacatgttcccctcccagatcaggactccggcttttacagaCGGTATTTGGTGGCAGACCCGTCAGGCGAGAGGAGGCCGTAGGCGTGTCATTTCGGCACGGCGTAATAAGAAGCAATCCTGATGCTTGAGGATTCCTAGGAAGGTCCTTTTCAGGAAGGTTTCCCCTACATCCTGCCCTGCCACCTCTGGTGCTTTGGGGAGCAGTGGGCTACatgcctgctcctcttccttgcaCAGATCTGTACCCTGAGATAGCACCTGCCAGTGCACTGTTTTAGAACACCAggagggttaggtttagggttagagttacATGCTGTGGCTTCGTACCCATCTTATGTGTGAAAAAGACTCTGTTTTCTACTACAGTATGAGAGTTAAATGTATCAACTGTTAAATTCTTGtgtaaattttcattttaatacaatataattaaacacattgtgtattaGTGAAATGATTTAATGTCTCACATTCATACTGATGAATTATCTTTCCTTATCCAGTTAAACACACTTCTAAATGAAGCTGGTGCAGAACCATTCAACCCACAGAGGTCTTTCTTCACGTGAGTTCAAAGTGGTGTTCTGTGCAGAAAATACTTTCTGTATTTTGAAATGTAAACCAAATTATATTGTGATGTTTGAATATATTTCTACTGTTAACAGGATTTCAGGAACCCAGGTTATAGGAGACATGTTCTACAACTGCCAAGTTGGAGACACTAAAACACCAGCATCTTTCCAGAATGATATTTCACCTGTGTAAGTGTCCTGAAATATAATTTCAAAAGTTATTTGTTCtaacaaaatgtgttaaatgCCCCCCCATTCAATTATAATTAGTTGCTCACTTTGTTGTTCTATTCTAAACGATCCAGTTTTCATCAGCTATTATTTACTTAATGAGTGTTTAACTGTTCTTTATGTTCTACTTTTTCTTCATGTACTTTACAAGTTATATTTGCTTTCTGATTTCAGATTGGGGAATGTTCTGATATATATTCGTCTAGTTTTTAAGAATTTGACCAAAGTACCTAGTGAGGCTGATGTTCTCAATGCTTCTAATGCTCTGCTGGATGCAAAGATCAGAAGAGCACGAGATCTTGTAACACAAAAACTGAGTGATCCTGTGAGCATACAGGATGTCACCTATCAGAGTGAGTCTAGTTTATTAATCTCCctaaattagaattaaaatatattaactgTAATGTGTTAAATATAATTCTGTTCATTATCTACCTTTTAGAAATTGACAACCACTCATACATTATAAGCTTTGGATTCAAAATCAGCAATGTGACAATCTCCAAGGACACTCAGCTGAGGAATGGAACATATTCTTTAATCCAAAACATCATTAACAGCCTGGTATGTGTTCTGCTCTTGTCCCAAAAttacaccaaaaaataaattaaaaaaacaaacatttaacacTGTTTATCTATTTTAGCTGAACACTATTCTAAATGTCAAAGGTGCTCCTGAATTTGTCTTCCCACAAGCAAACTACATGTAAGTATCTTGATTTTTCATCATGAAGTTTCTTGACCTCATCATGAGTCCTGCTTTACAAAACTGATTCAAAATTCAAACATGcaagtatacttgcctcttaccctgagagatggtggaaccagtagagcagtgctggtagatcagagggtgtgcggtgcagtgcaaggagtgaggagggctttgaggtaagaggtaGCTGGTCCATCTTTGGCTTTGTAGAcaaacatcagtgttttgaatctgatgcgtgcagctaccggaagccagtggagggatcgcagcagcggggtggtatgcaagaactttGGCCGGTTGTACACAagctgtgcagctgcattttggcaGACCTGAAatgactgaacaagtacctgagcagcctgtgtggacaaaaatggccgaatccttctaatgttgtagagaagaaagtgacatgagtgagtcacattagcaacatgagaggaaaagaacaGTTGATTGtacatggttaccccaaggttgtgagctgtgactgaagggaagatcagatcattgtgcaagaatatagcaagatcatgacctggggactAATCACCTttgatgatcagcagttcagttttgagAATTtttatgagcgtccttccaggtaggaagtaaaccattcccaagctgatacgcaaatcccaagactcttgagggtggataagagagtcttgtggttgatcgtatcaaacgctgctgaaaggtcaaggaggataaggacggatgacagtttggctgatctagcagcatgtagcttctcagagacatccaaaagggctgtctctgtggaatgagctgcttttaagaaagactggttggggtcttggaggttgttctgtgagagatagacagacagttgattatagacagttcaagaatttttgaaagaaatgagagaagtgataccggtctgtagttactgatgtctgatggatccagagcaggtttctttaggatgggaataacccttgctctcttgaaagtagttggtacctgaccagatgctatggatctattgacgatattggaaatgaagggcagaaggtcttgcgagatggtctggagcatagtggaagggagtggatccaatgggcaggtggtaggattgcaggactggatgagttgtaaaatctcttctgctgccacagttgagaaatgtgacaacgaaggtgtaggggaatccatactctgagatgtaagtgcagtcggggctgaagtgaaggtccggcagatttcctcaatcttctcctggtagaaagaagcaaagttttctgcagtcagggaggatgaagaaggtggatcAGGGgtttgagcagagaagagatgatgaagtcttggcagaagtcacatctgaggagaacttgacaagaagtgtttggtaagaatcaagatctgcatcaagttgtgatttcttacACTTAccctctgatgatcttagctctcttcgattgttgtgcagcacatctgaaagccaaggagcagaacaagaagttttcttgggtttagtggacatagggcagaggaagtccatagttgtgGAAAGatatgagaggaaagtatctgtggctgagtccaaggttagcgaggaaaaagactcaggatcaagaagggaagaaagagttccagaagctacagaagaaggggagacagagtgaaggttgtggcgggtaagagcgagggggtgagaggtagttttaagtaggataggtagagtgatggtgaaggataccaggtgatgatcagagacatgtactggggtagcagtcacgtctgtagctgaaGAAGgacaggtgaaaaccaggtccaggacattgccttctttgtgtgtggggatgtagcatgattttaaagtggtgcaaaaaaaaaagtgcaaaacacaggAGAAAATTGAcagtggtgattgttaacaccatatcagctgtttagtgcagaaacagccacgggaaagaagctatttttcagtgtatttgttctggctctgagacaACGGTAGCATCTGCCCAATGGGAGAATTGTTAACAGTCCATGGTTGGAGTGAGAGGGATCTTTGATGAGGCCCCTCGCCCTTTGCAAACAgcattttttgaaaatgttctcCAAGGTGGGTAGTTCAATACCGATGATTTGTTgggcggttttcaccacccTCTGAAGGGCTTTACGGTCTGAAGCTGTGCAGCTGCTGTACCACACTGAGATGCAGTTTGTGAGGATACTCTCAATGTTACAGCGGTAAAAGTTCTCCAGTATCCTGTTGCACAGAGGAGACTTTAAGTTTCCTCAGAAAATATAGGCGCTGTTGTGCCTTTCTGATCAGAATGGAAGAGTTCAGAGACCAGGTGAGGTCCTCAGAGATGTGTACTCCAAGGTACTTGAAGCTAGGTACATGCTCAACAGCAGTTCTTTTGATGCAAATTAGAGGATGAGTGTGATTGCCAGCATGTCTGAAATCCACAATGACCTCCTTTGTCTTTCTGGTTTTAAGTTCCAGGTTACTGTCCTCACACCATGCTACTAGTTGCTTGATCTCCTCCCTGTAAGCCGTCCCGTCGTTACCTTCAATAAGGCCTATGactgtggtgtcgtctgcaaactttataatgctgtttgAGGTATGGACAGGTATGCAGTCATAGGTGAAAAGGGAGTATAGTAGTGGAGACAATACACATCCCTGAGGGACCGCAGTGCTGATGGTGAGACTGGAGGAGGTGACAGTGTTCAGACGAACAGACTGTGATCTGTTCTTTAGGAAGTCCAGAGTCCAATTGCAGAGTTGTGTGCTGATGCCAAGTTGTTCCAGCTTCAGTCTTAGCTTGGAAGGGCTAACTGTATTAAAAGCCTAGCTGAAATCAACAAACAGCATCCTGGCATAGGTGTCAGGTTTATCCAAGTGAGTCAGGGCAGAATGAAGTACAGTGGAAATGGCGTCCTCAGTTGATCTATTTGGGTGATAGGCAAATTGGTAAGGGTCCAGGCTGGGTGGCAGACTTTAAAGGCTTTAAAGTGGGTGAGGACCAGTCTTTCGAAGCACTTAGTGATGACAGTTGTGAGTGCGATGGGAAAAAAGTCAGCCATTTCTGTTGCAGTGGAGTGCTTTGTCACCGGCACAATGGTAGCAGACTTGAAGCAGGTGGGGATGATTGCCTGGGCCAAGGACAgattaaccctctggggtctgagGGTATTTTTGGGCCTAGAGAAGTTTTGACATACTctgatatttgtgcttttttcagttgatataaatggctaaagtctaatatcactgtaatcagcacaaactggactacaataatatgtgggcagcatgtatgtacatgattgtgtttttgagaaaacaatgcgTGGTTTATgcgtggttagtgaaaaattaaacattataaatcacttgaataaggccataaaacacatacagaacattggaatctgttaaaacttggtGCTTCTTACAGCATCGTTtggggcgttgatcttgtttgtATAGCCCGCGTCAggtaatttccatatgaatggcgTGCGTGCCATAGGTGGGATCACCTTAGCGCTAATGAGGttgagccagaaaaactgtacctctctttacttgcatacagattacacaaaaagacaatatttgctttcgattttaattacatcatttaaaagtagacatttcaggctttcattagacatatgtatcatgttcgtgtgataagtattggcagagttatcagttcatatttgtaacgtgtttcaggaagatggtcaaggagacagagatgtctgaatgcacaccctggttattttcatttgccaaaagcacagcattttgttgttattatgaaggcagtcaaataaaagtagacacttcacagtttcgaatgatgtattacatgtatgtgtatgattatgaatgacggagtattttaagtggatttcacgttgaagagggcACCGGCGCGCACCGGCGCGCCTttcgaccccagagggttaaagaTGTCCGTGAAGACCTCAGCCAGTTGCTCCGCGCATGCTCTGAGTACATGACCAGGGATGCCATCAGGGCCAGCTGCTTTCCTCGCATTCACCCTTCCGAGGGTGGCGCACACTTCGGAGGTGGAGAGTGTAAGTGGCTGCTCACCTGGTAACGGCTCTGTTTTGAGCAAGGGCTCCATGTTCCCCTTTTCAAAGCGAGTGTAGAAGAGGTTGAGCTCGTTGGGGAGTGAGGCAGAACTAGTTGCAGGTGTTGCGTTGGGTGGTTTGCGG harbors:
- the LOC113646504 gene encoding uncharacterized protein LOC113646504, translating into MVFNSSSPVPSESLVLSVIQTLLSARLTNLTDSVKVLNFTYEKTSDTCYAVKFTFQISNISMSQNPELVNDTYNQVESIINNALNTLLNEAGAEPFNPQRSFFTISGTQVIGDMFYNCQVGDTKTPASFQNDISPVLGNVLIYIRLVFKNLTKVPSEADVLNASNALLDAKIRRARDLVTQKLSDPVSIQDVTYQKIDNHSYIISFGFKISNVTISKDTQLRNGTYSLIQNIINSLLNTILNVKGAPEFVFPQANYIFNGTEIVANSEYIFVGGDTKWTPSGFLYAVLNISSLSTLTTAAAQTDPPVHVVLRPTVQAQSTTTGGNSAWILGIIIPCSIVIILIPCWILLCVSVTKIALFALWLLCWFKEALQQKTVLHRPICNKKWTLLKTDYV